A part of Vicinamibacterales bacterium genomic DNA contains:
- a CDS encoding glycerophosphodiester phosphodiesterase, which translates to MPRRDGRAVPAVFDSRCPLVFGHRGGLARGPENTLTAFARAMAFGADGFECDVRRSADGVPVVIHDPTLDRTTDATGPVRARTAAELAAVDATCRFTPALAGDEVPAPEGIPALTDALARFPAARVIVEIKDPEPGFADDVVAVLRRLDALSRVCVGSFHQQVLDRVRAAAPDVTTSASPGETRWLLVRARSRWPFAVRPRFRALQVPVSAGRLRVVSGAFVGRAHREGATVQVWTVNDPLEVRRLLALGVDGIISDRPDAALKERDAMAPPSSLSSR; encoded by the coding sequence GTGCCACGCCGCGACGGTCGCGCCGTGCCCGCCGTGTTCGACAGCCGGTGCCCGCTGGTGTTCGGGCACCGGGGCGGACTCGCCCGCGGCCCCGAGAACACGCTCACGGCCTTCGCGCGCGCGATGGCGTTCGGCGCCGACGGCTTCGAGTGCGACGTCCGGCGCTCGGCCGACGGCGTGCCCGTCGTCATCCACGACCCGACGCTGGACCGGACGACGGACGCGACCGGGCCGGTCCGGGCCCGGACCGCGGCGGAGCTGGCGGCCGTGGACGCGACGTGCCGGTTCACGCCAGCGTTGGCCGGCGACGAGGTGCCGGCGCCGGAGGGCATTCCCGCCCTGACCGACGCGCTGGCGCGGTTCCCGGCGGCGCGGGTCATCGTCGAGATCAAGGATCCAGAGCCCGGCTTCGCCGACGACGTGGTCGCCGTCCTGCGCCGTCTCGACGCCCTGTCGCGGGTGTGCGTCGGATCGTTCCACCAGCAGGTCCTGGACCGCGTGCGGGCCGCCGCGCCGGACGTGACGACGAGCGCGTCGCCGGGCGAGACGCGGTGGCTGCTCGTGCGCGCCCGTTCGCGCTGGCCGTTCGCCGTGCGGCCACGGTTCCGAGCGCTGCAGGTGCCGGTGTCGGCGGGGCGGCTCCGCGTCGTGAGCGGCGCGTTCGTCGGGCGGGCACATCGGGAGGGCGCCACCGTGCAGGTCTGGACCGTGAACGACCCGCTGGAGGTGCGGCGCCTGCTCGCGCTCGGCGTCGACGGCATCATCTCGGACCGCCCGGACGCCGCTCTGAAGGAGCGCGACGCGATGGCGCCGCCGTCCTCGCTCAGTAGTCGGTGA
- a CDS encoding VWA domain-containing protein translates to MKFKYGKYIPSLADDVDMEELVSALSEMLLSSGFQSPYGDGSIDGDRTMQALHDAILDALLNGGLLPDDVLEQLFGEQAETAKQQLDELVQQLMDRLQEAGYITPSPELQAERERRAQPGGGGEGGEGEQARATFEVTDKALDFLGYRALRDLLGSLGHASAGRHDTRDMATGVDASGAPKPYEFGDTLNLDASATMLNAVTRAYRSGDAGAKVAIGYEDLMVAQGEYQSSCATVIMLDCSHSMILYGEDRFTPAKRVAMALAQLIRTQYPGDTLHVVLFHDSAEEIPLRELGRVRVGPYYTNTREGLKMARRLLERQRKDMRQIIMITDGKPSAITQPDGRIYKNAFGLDPFVIRETFSEVSACAKAGILINTFMLARDYDLVAFVRRVASMCRGKAYFTTPHTLGQYVLMDYLDKKTRTIH, encoded by the coding sequence ATGAAGTTCAAGTACGGCAAGTACATCCCCTCGCTCGCCGACGACGTCGACATGGAGGAGCTCGTGTCGGCGCTGTCCGAGATGCTGCTGTCGAGCGGGTTCCAGTCGCCCTACGGCGACGGATCGATCGACGGCGATCGGACGATGCAGGCGCTGCACGACGCGATTCTCGATGCGCTGCTGAACGGGGGGCTGCTGCCGGACGACGTCCTCGAACAGCTCTTCGGCGAGCAGGCGGAGACGGCGAAGCAGCAGCTGGACGAGCTCGTGCAGCAGTTGATGGACCGGCTGCAGGAGGCGGGCTACATCACGCCGTCGCCGGAACTGCAGGCCGAACGCGAGCGCCGGGCGCAGCCGGGCGGGGGCGGCGAGGGCGGCGAGGGCGAGCAGGCGCGTGCCACCTTCGAGGTGACCGACAAGGCGCTGGACTTCCTGGGCTACCGCGCGCTGCGCGACCTCCTGGGGTCGCTCGGCCACGCCAGCGCCGGGCGTCACGACACCCGCGACATGGCCACGGGCGTGGACGCCAGCGGCGCGCCGAAACCCTATGAGTTCGGCGACACGCTGAACCTCGACGCCAGCGCGACGATGCTGAACGCCGTCACGCGGGCCTACCGGTCGGGCGATGCCGGCGCGAAGGTGGCCATCGGCTACGAGGACCTGATGGTGGCCCAGGGCGAGTACCAGAGCTCGTGCGCCACCGTCATCATGCTCGACTGCTCGCACAGCATGATCCTGTACGGCGAGGACCGCTTCACCCCGGCCAAGCGGGTGGCCATGGCGCTGGCACAGCTCATCCGGACCCAGTACCCGGGCGACACGCTCCACGTGGTCCTGTTCCACGACTCCGCCGAGGAGATCCCCCTGCGCGAGCTCGGGCGCGTGCGTGTCGGTCCGTACTACACGAACACCCGCGAGGGCCTGAAGATGGCGCGCCGGCTCCTGGAGCGCCAACGGAAGGACATGCGCCAGATCATCATGATCACCGACGGCAAGCCGTCGGCCATCACGCAGCCCGACGGCCGGATCTACAAGAACGCGTTCGGCCTCGACCCCTTCGTGATCCGCGAGACCTTCAGCGAGGTGTCGGCCTGCGCGAAGGCCGGCATCCTCATCAACACGTTCATGCTCGCCCGCGACTACGATCTGGTGGCCTTCGTCCGCCGCGTGGCGTCCATGTGCCGCGGCAAGGCGTACTTCACCACGCCCCACACCCTGGGTCAGTACGTGCTGATGGACTACCTGGACAAGAAGACGCGGACGATTCACTAG
- a CDS encoding LON peptidase substrate-binding domain-containing protein: protein MLPPLLPLFPLPNVVLFPGVFLPLHIFEGRYKQMVTRAIEGDRIIGMTLLVPGHEEQYEGRPPVYRVGCAGLITHVERLNDGRFNLILRGLAKFRIDEEEPATDGVPYRVAHVTGLDETVAGADREPLRETRRRVEVMLSPSLEDEGSRPLPPDMGDEDLVNALSQYLDLEPLEKQALLERDGALARGRTLLELIEMKLLMRRQPDNGVRH, encoded by the coding sequence ATGCTTCCCCCGCTCCTCCCGCTCTTCCCGCTGCCCAACGTGGTGCTGTTCCCGGGCGTGTTCCTGCCCCTGCACATCTTCGAGGGGCGCTACAAGCAGATGGTGACGCGCGCGATCGAGGGCGATCGCATCATCGGCATGACCTTGCTGGTGCCCGGACACGAGGAGCAGTACGAGGGGCGGCCGCCGGTCTACCGCGTGGGCTGCGCCGGGCTCATCACGCATGTCGAGCGGCTGAACGACGGGCGCTTCAACCTCATCCTCCGCGGACTCGCGAAGTTCCGGATCGACGAGGAGGAGCCGGCGACCGACGGGGTCCCGTATCGCGTCGCGCACGTGACGGGCCTCGACGAAACCGTGGCCGGCGCCGACCGGGAGCCGCTGCGGGAGACGCGGCGACGGGTGGAGGTGATGCTCTCGCCCTCGCTCGAGGACGAGGGCAGCCGCCCGCTCCCGCCCGACATGGGCGACGAGGATCTCGTGAACGCGCTGTCGCAGTACCTCGACCTGGAGCCGCTCGAGAAGCAGGCGCTCCTCGAGCGCGACGGCGCCCTGGCCCGCGGGCGCACCCTCCTCGAGCTGATCGAGATGAAGCTGCTGATGCGGCGGCAGCCGGACAACGGCGTCCGCCACTGA
- a CDS encoding YpdA family putative bacillithiol disulfide reductase has product MSLRDVLIIGAGPSGLATAIACRHHGLDYLVVEQGALVDAVARFPLNMVFFTTPELLEIGGVPLTTPYEKPTRAEALRYYRKVTDVFQLQVALFEKVTAVERDGGGADAPFVVTTISAQGVVRAREARAVVLAMGYYDRPNMLGIPGEDLPHVSHYYREPHAYYRRRVVVVGGKNSACEAALDLFRNGAHVTLVHRGAALGDSVKYWVRPDMENRIAEGSVPAHFQSTIVEIRASSIVIETAGARQELPADDVLLLTGYRADPAFLTAAGVEVDPDTLVPRHDPATFETNVPNLFIAGGQLAGKRTGTIFIENGRFHGEQVARVLAERLGGRA; this is encoded by the coding sequence GTGTCCCTTCGAGACGTGCTCATCATCGGCGCCGGCCCGTCCGGCCTCGCCACCGCCATCGCGTGCCGCCATCACGGGCTGGACTACCTGGTCGTCGAACAGGGCGCTCTCGTGGACGCCGTCGCCCGGTTCCCCCTCAACATGGTGTTCTTCACCACGCCGGAGCTGCTCGAGATCGGCGGCGTGCCGCTGACGACGCCCTACGAGAAGCCCACGCGGGCCGAGGCGCTGCGCTACTACCGCAAGGTCACCGACGTGTTCCAGCTCCAGGTGGCGCTCTTCGAGAAGGTGACGGCGGTGGAACGCGACGGCGGCGGCGCCGACGCCCCCTTCGTGGTCACGACCATCTCGGCCCAGGGGGTGGTCCGCGCCCGCGAGGCCCGCGCCGTCGTGCTGGCGATGGGCTACTACGACCGCCCGAACATGCTCGGCATCCCTGGCGAGGATCTGCCGCACGTGTCGCATTACTACCGCGAGCCGCACGCGTACTACCGCCGCCGCGTGGTCGTGGTGGGCGGCAAGAACTCGGCGTGCGAGGCGGCCCTGGACCTGTTCCGCAACGGCGCGCACGTGACGCTCGTGCACCGCGGCGCCGCGCTCGGCGACTCGGTCAAGTACTGGGTGCGGCCCGACATGGAGAACCGCATCGCCGAGGGGTCGGTCCCCGCGCACTTCCAGTCGACGATCGTGGAGATCCGTGCCTCGTCGATCGTCATCGAGACGGCCGGCGCCCGCCAGGAACTGCCGGCGGATGACGTGCTCCTTTTGACGGGCTACCGTGCGGACCCGGCGTTCCTCACCGCGGCGGGCGTGGAGGTCGATCCCGACACCCTGGTTCCGCGACACGATCCGGCGACGTTCGAGACCAACGTGCCCAACCTCTTCATCGCCGGCGGCCAGCTGGCGGGGAAGCGCACGGGCACGATCTTCATCGAGAACGGCCGCTTCCACGGGGAGCAGGTGGCGCGCGTCCTGGCGGAGCGCCTCGGCGGCCGCGCGTAG
- a CDS encoding DUF3891 family protein — protein sequence MIVRRGPGVLHLVTQPDHAALAARIMAVWPPLEDAPRRGDILAAIEQHDRGWREADAAPTVDVATGTVLDFVHVPASVRQGVWSVSVGLLASMPWAAALVAHHAVTVYDRFRPAPEWHGFFDTMTALRREHLGRAGGDLPALAQDYVFLRLGDLLSLAFCTATDATAEFNGWAVRLEGTRVHVTPNLFRTAVRLDVAAREIPDVPYATNDALAAAIAAGVPRTLEGAIAPSGRA from the coding sequence ATGATCGTCCGCCGGGGCCCTGGCGTGCTGCATCTCGTCACCCAGCCCGATCACGCCGCGCTGGCCGCGCGGATCATGGCCGTCTGGCCGCCGCTCGAGGACGCGCCCCGCCGAGGTGACATCCTGGCGGCCATCGAGCAGCACGACCGCGGCTGGCGCGAGGCGGATGCGGCGCCGACGGTGGACGTCGCCACGGGCACGGTCCTCGATTTCGTGCACGTCCCGGCCTCCGTGCGGCAGGGTGTGTGGTCCGTGAGCGTGGGGTTGCTCGCGTCGATGCCGTGGGCCGCCGCGCTGGTCGCCCACCACGCCGTGACGGTGTACGACCGGTTCCGCCCCGCTCCCGAGTGGCACGGCTTCTTCGACACCATGACGGCGCTGCGTCGCGAGCACCTGGGACGTGCGGGCGGCGACCTCCCCGCGCTCGCCCAGGACTACGTCTTCCTGCGGCTCGGCGACCTCCTGTCCCTCGCCTTCTGCACCGCGACCGACGCCACGGCCGAATTCAACGGGTGGGCCGTGCGCCTCGAGGGCACGCGGGTCCACGTCACGCCGAACCTGTTCCGGACGGCCGTGCGCCTGGACGTCGCCGCCCGCGAGATTCCCGACGTGCCGTACGCCACGAACGACGCGCTCGCGGCGGCCATCGCGGCCGGCGTGCCCCGGACGCTCGAGGGCGCGATTGCCCCGTCCGGGAGGGCCTGA
- a CDS encoding heavy metal translocating P-type ATPase translates to MQTPPPPPSSLSRPSIWNRDTAVAALAVAGIAAHLALRIAGLASAADAALVVVLVAGGLPLVWDLLRKALAREFGSDLLAGISIVTAALLGEHLAGALVVLMLSGGAALERYAVGRASSVLQALARRMPSAAHRRVDGAVHDVPLDQVAVGDRVVVFPHEICPVDGVVEDGQGVMDESYLTGEPFMMPKAPGAAVFSGAINGEHALTIRAERLAVDSRYARIMRVMRDSEQRRPQLRRLGDRLGARYTPLALAIAGAAWAATGDPVRFLAVLVVATPCPLLIAIPVAIIGSISLAATRSIVIRDPAVLETIDQCTTMVLDKTGTLTYGQPSLTERLPGPGADDLRVLRLAASLERYSKHPLARPILDAAATARLVLADATALRETPGQGLEGVVEGRQVRIVGRRQAEAAGHGAGLPPHAEGLECVVLVDGSVAATYRFRDAARADSRAFIGHLSRRHRLTRLLIVSGDRAAEVRYLADQVGIDEVHAPCTPEQKVALTRAEAERAPTIFVGDGINDAPALVAATVGLAFGNQSEITAEAAGAVVMDTALERVDELLHIGRRMRTIALQSAVGGMALSVVGMGLAAAGLLPPVSGAVAQEVIDLAAVLNALRAARPGGALTDY, encoded by the coding sequence GTGCAGACGCCGCCCCCGCCCCCGTCCTCCCTGTCGCGGCCCTCGATCTGGAATCGCGACACGGCGGTCGCGGCCCTGGCAGTGGCCGGCATCGCCGCGCACCTCGCCCTCCGGATCGCCGGCCTCGCCTCCGCCGCCGACGCGGCGCTCGTGGTGGTCCTCGTGGCCGGCGGCCTGCCGCTCGTCTGGGATCTCCTCCGGAAAGCCCTCGCCCGGGAGTTCGGGTCGGATCTGCTGGCGGGCATCTCGATCGTGACCGCCGCGCTCCTTGGCGAGCACCTGGCGGGCGCGCTCGTGGTGCTGATGCTGTCGGGCGGCGCGGCGCTGGAGCGCTACGCCGTCGGCCGTGCCTCGTCGGTCCTGCAGGCGCTGGCCCGGCGCATGCCGTCGGCGGCCCACCGGCGGGTCGACGGCGCCGTGCACGACGTGCCGCTCGACCAGGTGGCCGTGGGCGATCGGGTGGTGGTCTTCCCACACGAAATCTGCCCCGTGGACGGCGTCGTCGAGGACGGGCAGGGCGTGATGGACGAGTCGTACCTGACCGGCGAGCCGTTCATGATGCCCAAGGCGCCCGGCGCCGCCGTCTTCTCGGGGGCCATCAACGGCGAACACGCGCTCACGATTCGCGCCGAACGGCTCGCCGTGGACTCGCGCTACGCCCGCATCATGCGCGTCATGCGCGACTCCGAGCAGCGGCGGCCGCAGCTGCGCCGCCTGGGCGACCGCCTGGGCGCGCGCTACACGCCGCTCGCGCTCGCCATCGCCGGCGCCGCGTGGGCGGCCACCGGCGATCCGGTGCGCTTCCTCGCCGTGCTCGTCGTGGCCACGCCGTGTCCGCTGCTCATCGCGATCCCGGTGGCCATCATCGGGTCGATCTCGCTGGCCGCCACGCGCAGCATCGTCATCCGCGATCCCGCCGTCCTCGAGACGATCGACCAGTGCACGACGATGGTCCTCGACAAGACGGGCACGCTCACCTACGGCCAGCCGTCGCTGACCGAACGTCTGCCGGGCCCCGGCGCCGACGACCTGCGGGTCCTGCGCCTGGCGGCGAGCCTCGAGCGGTATTCGAAACACCCGCTCGCCCGGCCCATTCTCGACGCGGCGGCGACGGCGCGCCTGGTCCTGGCGGATGCGACCGCCCTCAGGGAGACGCCCGGGCAGGGGCTGGAAGGCGTCGTGGAGGGACGGCAGGTGCGGATCGTGGGTCGGCGGCAGGCCGAAGCGGCCGGCCACGGCGCGGGGCTGCCACCGCACGCCGAAGGCCTCGAGTGCGTCGTGCTCGTCGACGGGAGCGTCGCAGCGACCTATCGCTTCCGCGACGCGGCCCGGGCCGACAGCCGGGCGTTCATCGGCCACCTGTCGCGCCGGCACCGCCTGACCCGGCTGCTCATCGTGTCGGGGGATCGGGCCGCCGAGGTCCGCTACCTCGCCGACCAGGTGGGCATCGACGAGGTCCACGCGCCGTGTACGCCCGAGCAGAAGGTGGCGCTGACGCGGGCGGAGGCCGAGCGGGCCCCCACGATCTTCGTGGGCGACGGCATCAACGACGCGCCCGCCCTCGTGGCCGCCACCGTGGGCCTGGCCTTCGGCAACCAGAGCGAGATCACGGCCGAGGCCGCCGGCGCCGTCGTGATGGACACGGCCCTCGAGCGCGTGGACGAACTGCTGCACATCGGACGGCGGATGCGCACCATCGCGCTCCAGAGCGCCGTCGGCGGGATGGCCCTGAGCGTGGTCGGCATGGGACTGGCCGCGGCGGGCCTGCTCCCGCCCGTGAGCGGCGCGGTCGCGCAGGAGGTCATCGACCTGGCGGCCGTCCTGAACGCGCTGCGCGCGGCGCGCCCGGGCGGCGCGCTCACCGACTACTGA
- a CDS encoding penicillin-binding transpeptidase domain-containing protein encodes MHSGTARRLVPLLSVASATLAAVSLLSAPAVDRTPAPAASAPVAPAQAPAVRRCVVIHDVAAGTTSRTGDAACATRLAPASTFKIPHALVALETGVVTAGSVERWDGTPFPGRPAWERDHTVISALRPSALWVFQRVAPRVGAARMHAWLTRFQYGNADTSGPIREYWLNGRLQISPEEQVAFLRRLYDGALPLSAGHVAAVRRGLTEAPGTVENATGLHALDVHWRDGWALEAKTGATRSADGTGISWLVGRWTIDGHPYVFAGAAWRPGEVDGLDGTRAVVDAMRARGLLR; translated from the coding sequence ATGCACTCCGGGACGGCCCGCCGCCTGGTGCCGCTCCTGTCGGTCGCGTCCGCGACCCTCGCCGCCGTGTCGCTCCTGTCCGCGCCCGCGGTCGACAGGACGCCGGCCCCCGCGGCCTCTGCGCCCGTTGCGCCCGCACAGGCGCCGGCGGTACGGCGCTGCGTCGTCATCCACGACGTCGCGGCGGGCACCACGAGCCGGACCGGCGACGCCGCGTGCGCCACGCGGCTCGCGCCGGCCTCCACCTTCAAGATCCCGCACGCGCTGGTGGCGCTCGAGACGGGCGTGGTCACGGCCGGGAGCGTGGAGCGGTGGGACGGCACGCCGTTTCCGGGCCGGCCGGCGTGGGAGCGCGATCACACCGTGATCTCGGCCCTGCGGCCGTCGGCCCTGTGGGTGTTCCAGCGGGTCGCGCCCCGCGTGGGCGCGGCGCGCATGCACGCGTGGCTGACGCGGTTCCAGTACGGGAACGCGGACACGTCGGGCCCGATCCGCGAATACTGGCTCAACGGGCGCCTGCAAATCAGCCCGGAGGAGCAGGTGGCCTTCCTGCGGCGCCTCTACGACGGCGCACTGCCGCTGTCCGCCGGCCACGTCGCGGCCGTCCGCCGGGGCCTGACCGAGGCCCCCGGCACCGTGGAAAACGCCACGGGCCTGCACGCCCTCGACGTCCACTGGCGGGACGGCTGGGCGCTCGAGGCGAAGACCGGCGCGACGCGGAGCGCCGACGGCACGGGCATCAGCTGGCTCGTCGGACGATGGACGATCGACGGCCATCCGTACGTCTTCGCCGGCGCCGCGTGGCGGCCTGGCGAGGTCGACGGCCTCGACGGCACGCGCGCGGTCGTCGACGCGATGCGGGCGCGCGGCCTCCTCCGCTGA
- a CDS encoding PhzF family phenazine biosynthesis protein gives MSHPTRRVLLTSAAGMAIGAAATRARAQRREPAMTTVPNLRRYLHYDVFTTDVHAGNQLAVFMEPQGLSVEAMASMTREMNYSECTFVFPAEAPGTDVRLRIFGRGGEMPFAGHPVIGSTFALADEGVIAAGTRRVVLGLGLGPTPVALDWEGDRLRFAWMTQQRPVFGATLPSGAALASALGITPDLMPSALPVQEVSCGSAFYYVPLRTRAAVDSVLVNGREVEALLTRVGAPRRGIFAFSTEPGAEGATAYSRMVGANGLEDPATGSASGPLGCYLVRHGLVPPSQAGTIVSAQGVKMGRPSRIHIRVHVKGDDITGVDVGGTSVLVGDGRLRSA, from the coding sequence GTGTCCCACCCGACCCGCCGCGTCCTCCTCACCTCCGCCGCCGGCATGGCCATCGGCGCCGCCGCCACCCGGGCCCGCGCCCAGCGCCGGGAGCCGGCGATGACGACGGTGCCGAACCTCCGCCGGTACCTTCACTACGACGTCTTCACCACCGACGTGCACGCCGGCAACCAGCTCGCGGTGTTCATGGAGCCGCAGGGCCTGTCGGTCGAGGCCATGGCGTCGATGACGCGCGAGATGAACTACTCGGAGTGCACGTTCGTGTTCCCGGCCGAGGCGCCGGGCACCGACGTGCGCCTGCGCATCTTCGGCCGGGGCGGCGAGATGCCCTTCGCCGGCCATCCCGTGATCGGGTCCACCTTCGCGCTGGCCGACGAGGGCGTCATCGCGGCCGGCACGCGGCGGGTGGTGCTCGGCCTGGGGCTCGGTCCCACGCCGGTGGCCCTCGACTGGGAGGGCGACCGCCTCCGCTTCGCCTGGATGACGCAGCAGCGGCCCGTCTTCGGCGCGACGCTCCCGTCGGGCGCGGCCCTCGCGTCGGCGCTCGGCATCACGCCCGATCTCATGCCGTCGGCGCTGCCCGTCCAGGAGGTGTCGTGCGGCTCGGCGTTCTACTACGTGCCGCTGCGGACGCGGGCGGCCGTGGACTCGGTGCTCGTCAACGGGCGCGAGGTCGAGGCGCTGCTCACGCGCGTCGGCGCGCCGCGCCGGGGCATCTTCGCGTTCTCGACCGAGCCGGGGGCGGAGGGCGCGACCGCCTACAGCCGCATGGTCGGCGCCAACGGCCTCGAGGATCCGGCGACCGGTTCGGCGAGCGGTCCGCTGGGCTGTTATCTCGTCCGCCACGGCCTGGTGCCGCCCTCGCAGGCCGGGACGATCGTCAGCGCGCAGGGCGTGAAGATGGGCCGCCCGAGCCGGATTCACATCCGCGTGCACGTGAAGGGCGACGACATCACCGGCGTGGACGTCGGCGGCACGAGCGTGCTCGTCGGCGACGGCCGCCTGCGATCGGCGTGA